GGCATCTGGGCATCGCGAGGAGAGAGTTATAGAGAGATTGGGAGggatgttcaatttttgtttcaTGGATGGGCAATTAGTCTCAGCAGTCGACACACCTTTTTCAGTCACTGTCAATCTGTCATTGACCATTGTAATATACTCCGTAGTTTGTATTGTGGGTCTCTACAAATTTTCAAAGTGATTTGTAGGATTCGGCATGATCAACATCGATCTTTAAAACTCATGATATGATAATCAAGTATCCAATAGTAACCATCTTGAGACGTCTTATTCTTTTGTGATTTTTTCTTCATACAGCAATATAGGATACAATAACTAGGGATTCGACCTTTCTGCTTCATATCGTTCAAATCATGTGaatctctcttttgtttttAGTTGCTTTATTTGTCAAGTTTGTCTTGTGTGAGTGTTTCTGTTTTGGAAAGATCTTATGGATTTACGTTGCTTATTGCTTTGGCACAAACCTTACACATATGTCCTTGTTTTCTTCCCCTTCAAGTAAAATAGAAACATTTTATTGTGTCCTTAGTTTGTGCGGTAAGGTAATTTGATTTTTGATATTTGACGACTGACTGAGCTATCTGGAATGCAGCTTCTACCGCTGCAAGTTTGATCCTGTAAAGGGTGGAGAGATGATCCAATTGGAATATAACAACTTTCTGAAGCCAGAAGAACCTTTCTAACAAAATGCAGCAATTCCCTTTGACTTGTCCCCCCCTTGAATGTATATTGTTTTATCAATTTGTTTCACCATTTTGCCTACCTCTGTATCTATAAAGCTTTCAGAGGTATACACTACGCACGGTTATGTTGTAAATATTGGATTATGGATCTTTGTAACTGAATGTACTTAATCGATAACATGTAATATCTGAAGATGCTTACGTAAAATCCTTGCTGTCTtgctattttttctttttcttttgcttaAATTGTTGTAAAGAAACAAGTAATTTTAGGAATGTCTCAAACTTGTAGTGTTAACAGTGCATTGCAAGAATTGTAGTTTCTCAAACTTGTAGTATTAACAGAAGAGCACGCTGTTTTTGTAAATCTTGCTACTATTCTTTTTTGACAGCTTATTACAAAGTGAGGTTCAGACTAGCAAGTTTTATTAGTATGATGAAATTACTACCGCCAAACCCTCACTTAAAATCATTTTAAGATGACTCAGCTTAAAACGCTCACCAATTGGGTGTCAATGCCAAGTCATATTCTTGTCACTACCTAGTCAGCTGAAAAAATTTCAAGGACAATTcgaatttgaatttcaaataataaaacaatttttttttatttctatgATTTATTTCGATGAAACCGATGTTTCATCATCTCCCCCAAGTTTTTTGATCTGTCTTGATTCGTATGTTTTGATTTTCCAGAAAAAGATTGTTGTTGTGAACTCTCCTTCTTCATCGTCGGAGCATCTATTTGAATGGAGTATTTTCTcagattttgtatttttttttccgatATTTCCAATGTTGGAATTGGTTTTTTGTTGCTTACTTTATCCTAGTTTGATATCCATATCCCCTAATGTTATCAATGTAATGTTTAAGTTTGGAAATAAAAAAACATTGTTTGTTGTTGGCAAATCTAAAGAAATCGACAATTGCAAGGAATTGGAAAAAAATGGAGAAAGACGAAAAAAAGGGGTGGGGGGTTGGTAGGGAAGAAGTTGAATGCGCGTTTTATTATGCTCATGCCAATACTCGAACCCGCGACCAGCGTGCAAAGCAATGCTCTATGTTAATGCTTGAGTTGTGACCATTGTGACGTGAGGCCGAAGCCATTGTTGGTTTTGCGTAGAAATTGTATTTGTTTGGTTTCAGTATGTATCTGTAAAATACAatcttaattatattttaaaaaacgAAATCGTTGATTTATTAAGTTTTAGACAATAAAATAAGTGAAATTGTATTATGTAGAAACTTTATTTAGTGTAAAGATTAAGTTGTAATATAAATAcaaggattttttgtcatttaacaccttaaaaaaactagtttttggaAGTTTAAAATGTACTTAAtgtttattatatttaaacatCTTAAAAAAACTATTTATTTTGAAATCGACACAACCTAACGTTTTCCATAACAAAAAACGTTAGTTTTTAACCATGAGATAGCTCCCAAAGTATAATTTGATGGTAGAAGGAGTTGTTTAACACCAAATCATGCCTTGGGAACTTTAACATAGCTGAAAAGTAACGTTTTTTTTCTAACGAAAATTGTGAAGTGGTGTCGATTTctaataatttttgttttttaaggtgtttaataacaaagaaaaataagttAGTTGTGAAATTACAAAAACTGATTATTTTTAAGGTGTTAACTGACAAAAAATCGTGAATTAGAacatttataatgtttttattGAATTGCTAATTAACATACTGGGTGAAAGTAAGgggaaaaaaaaacgaaaaaaaggGGTGGGGGTTGGTAGGGAAGAATGTAAATGCGCGTTTTATTTTGCTCAGCCCAGTTCTCGAACCCGTGACCATGGTGCAAGGAATGCTCTATGTTAATGTTGTAGTTGTGACCATTGTGACGTGAGGCCGAAGCCATTGTTAGTTTTGCGTAGAAATAGTatttgtttggtttcatcatctgTAAAATACAATGTAAATAATATTGTAAAATAGGAAAACGCTGATGTATTAATTTTTGTATTAATTATAATTCTTAAATTGTAAGGTGTATAAACTGAAGTTAGTGTAAACACCAAATTGTAATTTAAATTAAGaacatattttttattttgaaatactTATTAACCTAGTTAATCCAGTTAGCAGTAATTTCGTTGTTTTGTACAATATAGGTTATGTAGTTTTGTTTTCGCAAATGTCTTTGTAGTTAAATTTGGGATTGAGTCGGTATCAATCCAAGATTAAGATTGTCAGACATTCACCCAACTAACTTAATACGTTACTTTAATGTATGCAACATCAAAAGGTTTGCACAACTTTAGTTCAAATACGCACAACAAAAACTATGGTATTACGAAGTAGATCATAATTTTTGTAGCGTTACAAGCACTCTTATGGCGTATTAAACTATGGTATTACGAAGTAGATCATAACAATTAGTTCAAGAACGAGGCTAGCACATTGTATACAAAATCTTGATCTTCCATATCGATGTAGGCCTGATTGTAATGCATCTCATTCAAAACATTTTGGTCAGGGCCTGTTCTAGAATTACAATTGCTGAATTAGATACCACATGAATGTCATATTGAATTGTTTTTTGTATGAGTATCATAACATGGGGTTAATTTGCATGTTACCTGCATTGTCATTGTTTTCAATTGCTTGGTTGATTGCGTTGGGTGCGTTTGGTTCGTTCGGTGCAGCTTGTGGCGTATTAAAGTATGCAGCCCATTCTTCCTCCCTAAACTGGCGTTCGACCCATGGTCCTTTGTAGTAAACCTTGGATATGACGTAACGTCCTTCATCATCGCCTAGATCATCGCCTCTAAGGTGGTACTCTTTCATCCTCCACAAAGTTTTTTCTTTATGAAGCCACTTGTACGACAAGCTTTTGACTTCTCCTACAATTTCTCCCAAGCGAAACACATTTGTAGCCGCACCTGATACTTTCCATTGGCCATTACGCGTCAATCTGTTACGCTCTTCTCCTCTTTGTACAAAAAAGAACCATGCATTTTCCCCATTGTCAATTGGTGACATATTTGGTAGTTCCCATGGCTCGTATGCGTAGAAATCAATTTCTTTGATTGCCTCGCAACCTAAAGGTTGCTCTCTATTTTTCCTTTTCAGGTACCACACCAGTAGTTCCTCATTAGTCGGGTGGAACCTCATACCCGGTGCAACCTGCTGTAAATATGTTAATAATACGTAATTATGTTGATAATTAACTACAACACTaattaaaagtaaaaccctTAGTAGTTGATTAAATGAAATCGTTGAAATCTACTTCCTAGCAATTAAATATGTAAGTCATTAAATATTAGTAATGTTAGTAAAAAGTGAAGTTAAATTTGATCCTAACAACTATGTAGTTAGTATCAAACTATGAAGTTAAATTTGTGTTATGGTAATTCTGTTAAAAATACAAATCCACTATTGATGACTAATTATGTATTTTTTAGGAATgcattaattttttaatatatcCTCACATAAACCCTAATTAGATAAGAAAATGAGTGTGTTGAACACTAGATCAGCACCAGCACCAAAATCACAAGATCAACAAGAATACCAACAACAGATCGATCAACACCAACGCCAACAACAGATCCATCAAGACCAACACCAACAACAGATCATTAACAACAACAGTAATAACAGAAATCAACACCACAAACAACAGATCAACACCCAGAACATGAAGAAATTACCACAAAATTATCAACACCAACAACAGATAAACACCAAGAATAATTAAAGGGAACATGCAGCTAAAGATTCGACTAAAACAGACTAAATATCGACTTTAATTAACATAAATTTAGTAAAAAATTGATGATTTAGACAAAGAAAGGGTTGGATACAAACCAGGTTTGCCCCCAAAATCTGATATTCCATAGTTAgtctaggttttttttttttcgcgtGTGATGTGAGAGAGAGAAACAGACGTGTGGGTTTGTGTTGTGTGAGAAATAAAGTTGAGTTGGTGAAGCTTTTATGTTAAAAGAGGAGTGTCTTGAATGATCTTTGGTGGTcggaattaaaataaaagggGACTGATCTAAGGTTGTGCATGCACAGTATATTGAGTATACAGTGTCCATTGGTATTAGGGTGGAAGACAAAGGTGATGTGATTCACTGTTTGACCTATATAATCCAAATgtttaatataaattttttaatttgattattctatattatatgttttaattttgtgatatatggttttttattttgtataTATAAATCATGTATGGAATATTAAGCATACATTAATAATAAACAGTTCCAGAAAATGCATGCGTAAGAGTTATTTTATGGAAAAAACCAAATCGTGGTTGTAATCATCACTGTTTTTgaacacttttttttttcttccaagTTGTGTCATTCAACCATTTTTCAATTAAATTGGTGCATTTAGTTTacaaaattatatttaaattttcaATGTTTAAATAGTTTGAACTAAAATGTTTCAAAATATGAATAACAACTGTTACGCAAATGAGGTAATTTTTTAATTGTACCTAATGAAATTTACAAAaattttgtcaagtattttatAATTCATAATTTACCGTAAATgaatcaaattttttattttgaaattaatatttGATAAGATATAATAACCCAAACATGTTCAACTTTCTCATTGATATTAATATGTTACTTATAAATTCAGTGACATACATGTTGACTAACATTCACCAATAAACCTAATACGTTAATTTTAATGTTAGCTAACATCAAAATTTGTCCATATCATAATTGTAATTATGGACAACAATTAGTTGGTTAGTACTATTTCGATCTGAATTTATGTAGACTTGGACAAGAACGAGTCCACTATCATGTGCAAATGATCTTGCTCTTCCATTTCGATGTAGCTCCCCTCGTAATGCATGTCATTCATATAATTTTGCCCAGGGCTTGCTACAAAATAAGAATTGCTAAATTAGATACCATATGAAATTTAAAACGTAATTGTGTAGTATGTGTATCATAACATGGTGAAAATTTGCATGTTACCTGCATGGTCATTGTTCGCCAAACTTTGGTGGTTTGTGTTGCCTTCGGTCGATGCGGGTTGTGGAGGATCAAAGAGTGGAACCCATTCTTCCTCTACGAATTTGTTGTCTCTCCAATGTCCGTTGTAGAAAACCTTGCAGATGACATATTTTTTCTGATCGTCTCCCATGTCACCATCGGTA
This Spinacia oleracea cultivar Varoflay chromosome 6, BTI_SOV_V1, whole genome shotgun sequence DNA region includes the following protein-coding sequences:
- the LOC130463562 gene encoding NAC domain-containing protein 13-like, translating into MRFHPTNEELLVWYLKRKNREQPLGCEAIKEIDFYAYEPWELPNMSPIDNGENAWFFFVQRGEERNRLTRNGQWKVSGAATNVFRLGEIVGEVKSLSYKWLHKEKTLWRMKEYHLRGDDLGDDEGRYVISKVYYKGPWVERQFREEEWAAYFNTPQAAPNEPNAPNAINQAIENNDNAGPDQNVLNEMHYNQAYIDMEDQDFVYNVLASFLN